CTGGATATGGACCAGTTTCGTGATTTGGTGGGAGTCAACCGCATCCGGATGGCCTCGAGTGATAGCTTGATGGAAAAAATGCACTTGCCTGCGGGAGTGGTATCTGTTTTTGGCTTGTTACATAATGTTGATAAGGATATTCAAGTCTTTTTTGATAAAGAAATCCTTTCTGAACCCATTCTAACCTTCCACCCCAATGTTAATACGAAAACAATTTTTGTAAAGACAGAGGATATTTTACGTTTTGTCGAAGAGATTGGCTTTTCAGCAACGATTGTTGACTTGGGGTAACAAAGATGAGAAAATGTTTAGCTATTTGTAGTCTGTTGTGTTGTCTTTTTTTGATAGGATGTCGGACAGGCG
This region of Streptococcus suis genomic DNA includes:
- a CDS encoding prolyl-tRNA synthetase associated domain-containing protein; its protein translation is MDKLVFESLADLGMDYTIVEHPPALTTEEADRYIEGLEGVRTKSMFLTNKKKTAFYLLIMDDQKQLDMDQFRDLVGVNRIRMASSDSLMEKMHLPAGVVSVFGLLHNVDKDIQVFFDKEILSEPILTFHPNVNTKTIFVKTEDILRFVEEIGFSATIVDLG